Proteins co-encoded in one Pristiophorus japonicus isolate sPriJap1 chromosome 30, sPriJap1.hap1, whole genome shotgun sequence genomic window:
- the LOC139240193 gene encoding vacuolar protein sorting-associated protein 72 homolog isoform X1 yields MSLAQSRPPRKNAGNRLSRLLDAEEEDDFYKTTYGGFQEESGDDEYNTDQSESEDEVDSDFDIDEGDEPPSDQEDDEPKRKRRVITKVYKEPVKSARPKAKAKKPPATPSGFEKLKEEKGDIADPQDEFGECGRKSVRQSTTEHTRLTYLRVQERQVQPRRLRKAPHAETRQLTQDELLAEAKITEEINLRALENYERLEADKKKQVLKKRKCVGPTIRYHSVTMPLITELSVKEENVDVEGLDHEPQPPPETPAAMAAGRCLRNFVTFSDDASFERAFPKPRPSRAPPARELCPVTHKPALYRDPITDIPYANIRAFKIIREAYKKYITAHGLPNTPGAGGAQPEQGARTRQKIIIKQAVPPT; encoded by the exons ATGAGCCTGGCGCAGAGCCGGCCGCCGCGCAAAAATGCGGGCAATCGCCTGTCGCGGCTGCTGGACGCCGAGGAGGAGGACGACTTCTACAAGACCACGTACGGAGGCTTCCAGGAG gaatcgGGCGATGATGAGTACAACACGGATCAGTCGGAGAGCGAGGACGAGGTCGACTCGGATTTCGACATCGATGAGGGAGACGAGCCTCCCAGCGACCAGGAGGACGACGAACCCAAGAGGAAGCGTCGGGTGATCACGAAAGTTTACAAG GAACCCGTCAAGTCCGCCAGACCCAAAGCCAAGGCCAAGAAGCCTCCGGCCACCCCCAGCGGCTTTGAGAAGCTGAAGGAGGAGAAAGGGGACATCGCCGACCCACAGGATGAATTCGGAGAGT GCGGCCGGAAGTCAGTGCGGCAATCGACGACCGAGCACACCCGCCTGACGTATCTGCGGGTGCAGGAGCGCCAGGTACAGCCCCGGCGACTACGGAAGGCCCCGCACGCCGAGACCCGCCAACTTACCCAGGACGAGCTGCTGGCGGAGGCCAAGATCACGGAGGAGATTAACCTGCGCGCCCTGG agAACTACGAGCGGCTGGAGGCGGACAAGAAGAAGCAGGTGCTGAAGAAGCGGAAGTGCGTGGGCCCGACCATCCGCTACCACTCCGTGACCATGCCCCTCATCACCGAGCTGTCCGTGAAGGAAGAGAATGTGgacgtggaggg TTTGGACCACGAACCCCAGCCGCCGCCGGAGACGCCGGCAGCAATGGCCGCCGGCAGGTGCCTCCGCAACTTTGTCACCTTCAGCGACGACGCCAGCTTCGAGCGGGCCTTCCCCAAGCCCCGGCCCTCCAGGGCCCCCCCCGCCCGCGAGCTCTGCCCCGTCACCCACAAGCCGGCCCTCTACCGCGACCCCATCACCGACATCCCCTACGCCAACATCCGGGCCTTCAAGATCATTCGCGAGGCCTACAAAAAGTACATCACCGCCCACGGCCTGCCCAACACCCCGGGGGCAGGGGGCGCCCAGCCCGAGCAGGGGGCCCGCACTCGGCAGAAGATCATCATCAAGCAGGCCGTGCCCCCCACCTGA
- the LOC139240193 gene encoding vacuolar protein sorting-associated protein 72 homolog isoform X2, translating to MSLAQSRPPRKNAGNRLSRLLDAEEEDDFYKTTYGGFQEESGDDEYNTDQSESEDEVDSDFDIDEGDEPPSDQEDDEPKRKRRVITKVYKEPVKSARPKAKAKKPPATPSGFEKLKEEKGDIADPQDEFGECGRKSVRQSTTEHTRLTYLRVQERQVQPRRLRKAPHAETRQLTQDELLAEAKITEEINLRALENYERLEADKKKQVLKKRKCVGPTIRYHSVTMPLITELSVKEENVDVEGSHCC from the exons ATGAGCCTGGCGCAGAGCCGGCCGCCGCGCAAAAATGCGGGCAATCGCCTGTCGCGGCTGCTGGACGCCGAGGAGGAGGACGACTTCTACAAGACCACGTACGGAGGCTTCCAGGAG gaatcgGGCGATGATGAGTACAACACGGATCAGTCGGAGAGCGAGGACGAGGTCGACTCGGATTTCGACATCGATGAGGGAGACGAGCCTCCCAGCGACCAGGAGGACGACGAACCCAAGAGGAAGCGTCGGGTGATCACGAAAGTTTACAAG GAACCCGTCAAGTCCGCCAGACCCAAAGCCAAGGCCAAGAAGCCTCCGGCCACCCCCAGCGGCTTTGAGAAGCTGAAGGAGGAGAAAGGGGACATCGCCGACCCACAGGATGAATTCGGAGAGT GCGGCCGGAAGTCAGTGCGGCAATCGACGACCGAGCACACCCGCCTGACGTATCTGCGGGTGCAGGAGCGCCAGGTACAGCCCCGGCGACTACGGAAGGCCCCGCACGCCGAGACCCGCCAACTTACCCAGGACGAGCTGCTGGCGGAGGCCAAGATCACGGAGGAGATTAACCTGCGCGCCCTGG agAACTACGAGCGGCTGGAGGCGGACAAGAAGAAGCAGGTGCTGAAGAAGCGGAAGTGCGTGGGCCCGACCATCCGCTACCACTCCGTGACCATGCCCCTCATCACCGAGCTGTCCGTGAAGGAAGAGAATGTGgacgtggaggg